The Apostichopus japonicus isolate 1M-3 chromosome 14, ASM3797524v1, whole genome shotgun sequence region TGCTGTGAGAAACGATAGCTTGAAGTTTAAGCTCTCCAAACAGTTAGTCCCAAATTTGGACATCTATATACTGATAGACAATGATATGCTGATAGACAATGAACAGAGGAAGAAGTGAGGGAAAGACATCGTCCATGCACAAACGTAAGAAACTTTAATTTTACTTAAACTCATAGATATAACGAACTTAGTGTCAGTTTACCTGGTCAAAGTTCAAGTGAGAATGCATAACAGATCTAGTTACGTACGAATATTGGCCTTTTGATGGTACCGCTAAACACCCCTCCTCGTAAGCACCTTGATTTACTTCACAAAGTCTATGTGTAGGTTTTCCGCCTGTATACTTCAGAGGCGTGATACGCCAATCACTTGTGCACCTACAGGTAATATGGAATACTATATTAGGTAACGTATATTATGAATTATAACACTTTGGTATATatcaatctctctctctctccacccctcccactccacatatacacacacaccgACACACGTATGAGAGAATAACAGGTAGTAACTAGCAATAGCGGGAACACATGCCACATTTGATATGACCATAACCAAAGCATGAAGGTAAATTTTCATCTAAATCCTGAAAAATGGACTACTAACACTATGATTATAACCTGATACTCACGAGACTGGTTCCCATCTTTGATTCATTGCTGTATGATAAAAGTCCTGTGCTCGATCTTCATCCGTTACATGATCAGGGTATTCGTTGAAGAGACCCCATCGGTAATGACCCCACTCATGTACCAACAGCCTTCCTATCAATTAGAGAAAGTTTTGTGTTcagttttatgtttttgttttgtttcttgtgaTGATCAGAAGTGagcttttcatttgtttttgttttaagtgGCTAAAACTTAACTTCGCTGTCTGTTTACAGTGTTTCGGTGCAAGTTTAATTGAAACATTCGATTTTAATAGGTAGTCATTTATCACGGGGTTTTTCTAATTGATAATTCTATACACTCCCGTAAACTTCGCTGCTATATTTTGTGCCGCAGAGAAATGGATAAAACATCATTGGTGTAGACGTCAACATTAGTTAAGAACGTCATCATGATGACGTTCTGCATTTGGTTAAGACGTCAACATTAGATTAGAAAGTCATCATTAGTTTAGACGGCATCATTGGTTAAGAACGTCATCGTTGTTTTAACCTTAAAAGAGCTTATCATGACATATTCTGAGACCGGAATAGACACAGAAATATTTCTTGCCCTCAAACTTCCACAACAAATTTCTACTTCTCACCGTAATCGCCCATAACGGGGGACAACCGTTTTTTGTTCAATAagaatgatgacgtcatatggaTGTAGCGTGACTGCTCCCCACAACCAGCAAATTACTTTGTATACGGAATTGCGATGTTGGGGCCACCAGGCGAAAATCGGGGATTATATTTTGCAACAATGATGTCAGCTTCTTCGAAATTTGCAATTCCCGGGGAGGTGTAGGATTCTCTGTCAGACCAGGACAGCGGAATGAGAATGGTGACCTCTTTGAAATATGCCCTCTTTTTGGTTGCAGTGTGGAGGTAGGCCGATCCGCTGATGAACATTTCCTGGTAGGAAAAGTTTATGTAACGTCTGTTTCATCATCTTAGATTAAAAGTAAAACTTAAGTTTAATACGACCAAAGATAATGATAATAGTAATATTACCACTTTGCGTTAAGCTGAAAACGTTTAAGTACTTTCACATATGAAAATGCTCAAAGGTTTTCGAACAGCGGGATTGGACTATGCAATTCTTTATATAGAGTTGGAAAGCCTAAAGGAATTGTCCCTTTGAATTGCGACAATCTATCACGTTGATAGTTGACCATGATAATGATCAATGCAAAGAATACTGGGGTAAAGAAGGTTTAGGGCGTCGAGTGTCGGGATATTTGACAGCCAGTCGGAACAATTGTTTAATACTTAATTAAAGAGCAAGCACGAAATATAGTCTATACGAATGCAACAGGAACAAATTTACTATAAAATTATTACATATTCATCATCAATCGATAAATAGCGTAAACTTTGAGAAAGAAACGTACTTAAATAAGGGAACACTATAAGCTAACTCAATTGTCCCACACCCCTCCCGATCGCGATACATATATTGTTTTCGTACAACAGCGAGAGGAaagtcatgaattattcataccttttcattaatattcagATAACTTGTTTCTCAGCCACGAAAAGCATTAACGAACAACGTTATCACTGTGGGCTACTACTTCTACATGATGTGTTAGAAAGTTTGTATTGCATGGTGTGACGATATGATTGGTAAGTAGTCTGTGTAATTTGTAAAAGAAACTATAAATTTTTGGTTGCGTTGTATGGTGAAAAGAGTGTCCAGTGAACGAGCAGATTTTTTAGGCTCACACTTTCCCATGACCAGTCACAGTGAAGAATGTCTGGGTCTTTGGATCAATTTCTATAGATAATAATTCATTGAAAGTTCACAAAGCTACTAATAACTTAAACTAATCATGTTTTAGCATGGCAATGCAGTAATACGCAAAAACAAAGTATaccatttaaaagaaaaacgaTTATTTTACCGAAAAGTCACTCATGTCTACTAAAAATGGCTTTCATCTTAACATTACAAGGTTAATTCACTATCAAAAATACAGTGACAAATTGCATAACCCCTCCATCTCACATGGGAAGCTTAATTGCAATAGGTGCTGTCATAATGCAAATTTCACCCAAATCTAGAGCAAAACCAATATTCTGTATAAATTGTTTTGTGCCTTTACCAGATAAAGTAGTGAGCCCCTGACTGCTGACTGACAAAAATATGCAAAGTCAACTTTTGCTTTCAGGGATCACATCAAATGAAATAAACCGGCAAAATGGGGCTACCACGGTGGGGTTATACTAACATAAACAGACTACAAGCTAACATTAGGTACATAAAATCAAACCAAACTGCACACCCAACTTCACAAATTGTTCAAGTCTCttttgcacatactgtatgtgatgaTATTATTTTGGGGGAGGAGAACATATTCTTCCGAAATCTTGCCCAAAGTTTACACACACTAAGATGATCAGAACATGAACCATGCATTTTGAATGTAAGTTTGTTAAAATAATATTGAGGAGGGGACAGGGGTGGTAGGGCCACCTGCTGGCAGAGTCATGGCAAGGGTGGTAAAACCATTTAAGCGACAGTTCTTCAATATTTTCCTCAGACTTATCCCAAGTGATGTGGTGttcacaaaaacaataggctttggTATTTTCCAGGATAGAAATTTGCAATTAAGGACTGCATAATTATATGCAGTAACTGTATAGATATAGTAGAACGTGTAGGgaataaaatgttaccaaaattcTGACCAATTTCCTTCTAAGGCATGTGCACCAGTAATGTATAAAATGCCTTGACGGCCTAAATAGATTGATACACAGTGTCAACCGAGTATAACTTTAACACCTTGGATTTCCAAATAACTTCCTTCAAGAACCTTAAAAAGTTGCCAAAGCTTCCCCAACATCTTTGAGTCATCCAAACAATTTGTTTAGAGGATTCCAGATCCTGCCATCCTTATATGCCGATGCTTCCCTTGATCGAGAAGAAGCCTTTATGGGCAAATTAAATTTTTGAATTGGGTGGAACATATATTTTAGGATGTAATAAATTAGGCTGTAGGCACTGTCAAATATAAATCGGCTGGGAAACCATGTAATAAAACAACTACACATATGTAacagaataaataataaatggaCAAGTAGACCTATAAACTAATATTTACCTTAATAGCGTCGATTAGTTCCAGGTTTTTTGGCTCGTCTTCGTGGATTGCGACCACAATTC contains the following coding sequences:
- the LOC139979690 gene encoding calcium-activated chloride channel regulator 4A-like produces the protein MTSSFLLNKKRLSPVMGDYGRLLVHEWGHYRWGLFNEYPDHVTDEDRAQDFYHTAMNQRWEPVSCTSDWRITPLKYTGGKPTHRLCEVNQGAYEEGCLAVPSKGQYSS